The Kroppenstedtia pulmonis genome has a segment encoding these proteins:
- a CDS encoding CdaR family protein, whose amino-acid sequence MDKWLQNNNVIKLIALALAIMLWLLVSDTSLPIPRDRQGSTTIKNVTLEPRYNEERFSVVEMPDRVDLSLRGDEFSLNRISPERYKAYVDLKKLEAGRHQNVPVKVSGLPGGLEVEIRPSKVNVVIEEKQQKEMPVEVDVIGKPDPDYKVGEPMVKPGRVLVRGPESLLEQVNTVKAFVNTQGAKSTIHQSVSLQAYGETGVISEAEVKPEVVDVTVPVASPNAVVPLKVEIGAYPPEGYAIKDIAVNSEEVTVYGSKGYVEGLKYYPTPKLDLSKSKSDKTYQLPIKAIDEAVKVEPDHVEIKVDIVKGKTKKLKNVPIKVKGEKAELVSTDTVNITLYGAPSLLKKISRGDVEAIVDTSNLTAGTHQVPVQVSLPAYIQIQGEPKAEVRVTE is encoded by the coding sequence ATGGATAAATGGCTCCAAAATAACAATGTGATCAAACTCATTGCACTGGCACTGGCCATTATGTTGTGGCTGTTGGTCAGTGATACCTCTCTGCCGATTCCCCGGGACCGACAAGGATCAACTACAATCAAAAACGTGACGCTGGAGCCCCGTTACAATGAAGAACGGTTTTCTGTGGTTGAAATGCCGGATCGGGTTGACTTATCGTTACGAGGGGATGAGTTTTCCCTTAATCGCATTTCCCCTGAACGGTATAAAGCGTATGTGGATCTCAAGAAATTGGAAGCGGGAAGGCATCAAAATGTCCCTGTTAAAGTGAGCGGGCTTCCAGGAGGTCTGGAAGTGGAGATCCGCCCTTCCAAGGTGAATGTGGTCATCGAAGAAAAACAGCAAAAAGAAATGCCGGTGGAAGTGGATGTGATCGGAAAACCGGATCCGGATTACAAAGTAGGAGAGCCAATGGTGAAGCCGGGAAGAGTTTTGGTCCGTGGACCTGAATCTCTCCTGGAACAGGTAAATACCGTCAAAGCCTTTGTGAATACTCAGGGAGCCAAGTCGACGATTCATCAATCCGTTTCGTTGCAGGCCTATGGAGAAACAGGTGTGATTTCAGAGGCGGAGGTAAAACCGGAAGTGGTGGATGTCACGGTTCCTGTGGCAAGTCCCAATGCCGTGGTTCCATTAAAAGTGGAAATTGGAGCCTATCCCCCTGAGGGTTATGCAATCAAGGATATCGCAGTCAATTCTGAAGAAGTGACCGTATACGGCTCCAAGGGTTATGTTGAGGGATTAAAGTATTATCCGACACCAAAGCTGGATCTGTCCAAATCAAAAAGCGACAAAACCTATCAGCTTCCGATCAAGGCAATTGATGAAGCGGTTAAAGTGGAACCGGATCATGTGGAGATAAAGGTGGATATCGTCAAAGGAAAGACCAAAAAGCTGAAAAACGTACCGATTAAAGTTAAGGGAGAGAAAGCCGAGCTGGTCAGTACCGATACGGTGAACATCACCTTGTATGGAGCGCCTTCCTTGCTGAAAAAAATCAGTCGGGGGGACGTCGAGGCGATTGTGGATACATCCAATCTGACTGCGGGAACCCATCAGGTGCCGGTACAGGTCAGCTTGCCAGCTTACATTCAAATACAGGGAGAACCAAAGGCTGAAGTGCGGGTAACGGAGTAG
- the rocF gene encoding arginase, whose amino-acid sequence MDLGADRRGVDMGPSAIRYAAVKERLDDLGYEVEDLGNIQVPTPESYTVGHQQLKYLREITSVSVELADQVSNIKDRGRFPLILGGDHSIAIGSIAGAARHHRNMGVIWFDAHGDLNTEETTPSGNIHGMPLAVSLGIGHPDLVEIGGIYPKVKPDHVVVIGARDLDPGEQELIRELGIKVYTMYDIDRLGMAQVMEETISIVSNGTDGVHLSLDLDGMDPNESPGVGTPVPGGMTYRESHLAMELLAEAQVITSAEFVEVNPILDSGNKTAKNAVELIRSVFGAKTL is encoded by the coding sequence ATGGACTTAGGAGCAGACAGACGAGGAGTCGATATGGGTCCCAGTGCCATCCGTTATGCAGCAGTTAAGGAGCGTTTGGATGATCTTGGCTATGAAGTGGAGGATTTGGGAAATATCCAGGTTCCAACTCCTGAATCCTATACGGTGGGTCATCAGCAACTGAAATACCTGCGGGAAATAACATCCGTCAGTGTGGAGCTGGCGGATCAGGTGTCCAACATTAAGGATAGAGGACGTTTTCCTTTGATTCTTGGAGGCGATCACAGCATTGCCATCGGGAGCATTGCCGGAGCAGCCAGGCACCATCGGAATATGGGAGTGATCTGGTTTGATGCCCATGGAGATTTAAATACAGAGGAGACGACGCCTTCCGGTAATATTCATGGGATGCCCCTGGCAGTCAGCTTGGGAATCGGTCATCCTGACCTGGTGGAAATAGGCGGTATCTACCCCAAAGTAAAACCGGATCATGTGGTGGTGATCGGTGCCAGGGATCTGGACCCAGGTGAGCAGGAATTGATTCGGGAACTGGGAATCAAAGTCTATACCATGTACGATATTGATCGGTTGGGGATGGCCCAGGTGATGGAAGAAACCATATCCATTGTTTCCAATGGAACGGACGGGGTACACTTGAGTCTTGATTTAGACGGAATGGATCCCAATGAATCACCGGGAGTTGGGACACCCGTTCCAGGGGGAATGACGTATCGTGAGAGCCACTTAGCCATGGAACTACTGGCAGAAGCTCAAGTCATCACCTCAGCTGAGTTTGTAGAAGTAAACCCCATTTTGGATTCTGGGAACAAAACGGCGAAGAATGCCGTTGAACTGATTCGTTCCGTATTTGGTGCCAAAACATTGTAA
- the ppc gene encoding phosphoenolpyruvate carboxylase, whose translation MSQTMSGPDYEKDLPLRRDVRFLGNILGEVLVMQGGQDLLDRVEEIREQTKQLRTSYHSELLEGIKSMIRDLSPSMRRDVIRAFAIYFQLVNIAEQNHRIRRQREYRRDSDRFQPYSLEMAVQKVKEQGLTADDVSQILQELSLELVITAHPTEAVRRTILDIHHRIAEDVARLDNPLLTEEERAHIRDQLLGEVITLWQSDELRYHKPSVTDEVRNGLYYLDETLFEVLPEVHRELEVALSRHYPERKWHVPSFLRFGSWIGGDRDGNPWVTPEVTWHTMEMQRDLVICKYEQSLRHLIQKLSHSTRIVQVTEDLLQSLKQDEQEVVLEDIGEGKWRHEDEIYRRKCTFILARLQHTRLKQKHKGVYSGPEQFLQDLHLIDQSLRTHQAKAIADSDLARLIRQVELFGFHLVTLDIRQDSGEHESALTEILRTLGIEDSYSSLSEEDKIGLLTDLLMDPRPLTSSFMNFSEETRTCLELFSTIAKAKEEFGEGAIRNYLVSMTQDTSDLLEVVLFAKEVGLYRQTSEEKLSNLHVVPLLETIDDLHRAQEIMEAYYRHPCYVPADSGNGRVQEIMLGYSDSNKDGGVVTANWELYRAQQDLYRLSEKYDLQVRFFHGRGGALGRGGGSLHQSIQAQPPETLGGGVKITEQGEVLSSRYALKPIAYRSLEQASSALLKSVATHFSGTIQRPKPEWVDIMNSISGYSLEVYQNLVFREPEFLTYFNETTPLPEIGEMNIGSRPTRRKNNHAFENLRAIPWVFSWTQSRNLLPAWYAAGSGFQRLIREGEGGLDSLREMYQSWVFFRSLIDNLQMALAKADLLIAREYSTLTGNKQVRKRIFDQIEQEYYLTKEIVLSIIGQEDILDHNRVIQESIRLRNPYVDPLSYIQVQLLGERRSDSYDEDSQDERLEQILLTINGIAAGLRNTG comes from the coding sequence ATGAGTCAAACAATGTCAGGGCCAGATTACGAGAAAGATTTGCCATTGCGCAGAGACGTCAGGTTTCTGGGAAATATATTGGGAGAAGTCCTGGTGATGCAGGGGGGACAGGACCTGCTGGATCGCGTGGAGGAGATCAGGGAACAGACCAAACAACTGCGTACTTCATACCACTCGGAATTATTGGAGGGAATCAAGTCCATGATTCGGGATTTGAGCCCTTCCATGCGTCGGGATGTTATTCGGGCCTTCGCCATCTATTTCCAACTGGTAAACATCGCCGAACAAAATCACCGTATCCGACGCCAACGGGAGTATCGCAGAGACAGCGATCGATTTCAGCCCTACTCGTTGGAAATGGCGGTTCAGAAGGTAAAAGAGCAAGGACTGACGGCTGATGACGTAAGCCAAATTCTCCAAGAACTTTCGTTGGAGTTGGTCATTACCGCACACCCCACGGAAGCAGTTCGGCGGACCATCCTGGACATTCATCATCGGATTGCGGAGGATGTCGCCCGCTTGGACAACCCTTTACTGACGGAAGAGGAACGCGCTCATATACGGGATCAGCTGTTGGGAGAAGTAATCACCTTGTGGCAAAGTGATGAGTTGCGTTATCACAAGCCCAGTGTCACAGATGAAGTCCGAAATGGATTGTACTATCTGGATGAAACCTTATTTGAGGTGTTGCCGGAAGTGCATCGGGAGTTGGAAGTGGCTTTATCCCGCCATTATCCGGAACGAAAGTGGCATGTCCCAAGTTTTCTGAGGTTTGGATCATGGATTGGTGGAGACCGTGACGGAAATCCATGGGTGACACCGGAAGTGACATGGCACACCATGGAAATGCAACGGGATCTGGTGATTTGCAAATATGAACAATCCCTGCGTCATTTGATTCAAAAGTTGAGTCATTCCACCCGGATTGTTCAAGTAACGGAGGATCTGCTCCAGTCCCTGAAACAAGATGAACAGGAAGTGGTGTTGGAGGATATCGGAGAAGGAAAGTGGCGCCATGAAGATGAGATTTATCGTCGGAAGTGCACCTTCATCCTTGCCCGTCTGCAACATACTCGCCTCAAGCAGAAGCATAAAGGGGTGTATTCAGGACCGGAACAGTTTTTGCAAGATCTGCACCTCATCGACCAATCCCTTCGCACTCATCAGGCCAAGGCGATCGCTGATTCGGATTTAGCCCGTCTGATCCGACAGGTGGAGTTATTCGGTTTTCATCTGGTCACCCTGGACATACGGCAGGACAGTGGTGAGCATGAAAGTGCCCTGACGGAAATACTCAGAACCCTGGGGATTGAAGATAGCTACTCATCACTGTCGGAGGAAGATAAAATCGGCCTTCTGACTGATCTATTGATGGATCCCCGACCTTTAACTTCCTCCTTTATGAACTTCAGTGAGGAGACCCGGACCTGTTTGGAGCTTTTCTCTACGATTGCCAAAGCCAAGGAAGAGTTTGGAGAGGGAGCCATCCGCAATTACCTGGTCAGCATGACACAGGATACCAGCGATTTACTGGAAGTGGTTCTGTTTGCCAAGGAAGTGGGGCTCTATCGTCAAACCTCTGAAGAAAAGTTATCTAATTTGCATGTAGTTCCCTTGCTGGAGACGATTGATGATTTACACCGAGCCCAAGAGATCATGGAAGCTTACTATCGTCATCCCTGTTATGTTCCTGCCGATTCCGGAAATGGCCGTGTTCAGGAAATCATGCTGGGTTATTCGGACAGTAACAAAGATGGCGGCGTGGTTACGGCAAATTGGGAATTGTACCGGGCTCAGCAAGATTTATATCGGTTATCGGAGAAATACGATCTCCAGGTTCGTTTTTTCCACGGACGAGGGGGTGCTTTAGGCCGGGGAGGCGGCTCTTTGCATCAGAGTATCCAGGCGCAACCTCCGGAAACACTGGGTGGAGGAGTGAAAATTACGGAACAGGGAGAAGTTCTTTCCTCTCGATATGCCTTGAAGCCCATCGCATACCGCAGCTTGGAACAGGCTTCCTCTGCACTGCTCAAATCCGTGGCGACTCATTTTTCCGGTACCATACAGCGGCCTAAACCGGAATGGGTGGATATCATGAATTCGATTTCCGGCTATTCCCTGGAAGTTTATCAAAATCTTGTTTTTCGGGAGCCTGAGTTTCTGACTTATTTTAATGAAACCACTCCATTGCCGGAAATCGGGGAGATGAACATCGGTTCCCGTCCCACCCGTCGAAAAAACAACCATGCTTTTGAAAACCTTCGGGCTATCCCCTGGGTCTTTTCCTGGACACAAAGCAGGAACCTCTTGCCAGCGTGGTATGCGGCGGGAAGCGGTTTTCAGCGCCTGATCCGGGAGGGAGAAGGAGGACTGGATTCCCTGCGGGAGATGTACCAATCCTGGGTGTTTTTCCGGTCCTTGATCGACAATCTTCAAATGGCCCTGGCCAAAGCGGATCTTTTAATCGCTCGTGAATATTCCACACTTACCGGCAATAAACAAGTGAGGAAACGTATTTTTGATCAAATTGAACAAGAGTATTACCTGACCAAAGAGATTGTTCTGTCCATCATCGGTCAGGAGGATATTTTGGATCACAATCGAGTGATTCAGGAGTCCATCCGGCTGCGCAATCCCTATGTAGATCCCCTTAGTTATATTCAGGTTCAGCTTCTTGGTGAAAGACGTTCCGATTCTTACGATGAGGATTCCCAGGATGAACGACTGGAGCAAATATTGTTAACGATTAACGGCATTGCCGCAGGATTGCGCAATACAGGTTAA
- the cdaA gene encoding diadenylate cyclase CdaA — MQALDGITQYVSDIVDILIVSYVIYKSLILLRGTRAVQLLKGITVVIAVWVMSTFFHLSTLQWLMENLFSLGVITVIIIFQPELRRALEQLGRGKWFNRNASVDDQVVTKSVGDIVKAVSYLSKRRIGALIIIERQTGLSDYIETGISMESKLGSELLTNIFFPNTPLHDGAVIIRNATIMAAGCYLPLSENPFISKELGTRHRAGMGMSEVSDALSVIVSEETGHISLAIHGELERGLTEEELISRLYEELKPPDKNTGFWNRKGEQNG, encoded by the coding sequence ATGCAAGCTTTGGACGGAATTACCCAATATGTAAGTGACATCGTGGATATCCTCATCGTATCGTATGTCATCTATAAATCGTTGATTTTGCTGAGGGGGACCCGGGCCGTTCAATTGCTCAAAGGCATTACCGTAGTGATCGCTGTTTGGGTGATGAGTACTTTTTTTCATCTGTCCACATTACAGTGGTTGATGGAAAACCTCTTTTCACTTGGGGTGATCACGGTGATCATCATCTTTCAACCTGAGTTGAGGCGTGCCTTGGAGCAATTGGGCAGAGGAAAGTGGTTTAACCGCAATGCTTCCGTCGATGACCAAGTGGTGACAAAGTCCGTTGGGGATATTGTTAAGGCAGTCTCCTATTTGTCAAAAAGGCGAATCGGCGCACTGATTATTATTGAGCGCCAAACGGGATTATCCGATTATATTGAAACCGGGATTTCGATGGAATCCAAACTGGGGTCGGAATTGCTGACCAATATCTTTTTCCCCAACACACCATTGCATGATGGAGCAGTTATTATCCGTAACGCAACGATCATGGCAGCTGGGTGTTATTTGCCTTTGTCCGAGAATCCCTTTATCAGTAAGGAGTTGGGGACACGGCACCGGGCGGGAATGGGAATGAGTGAGGTTTCTGATGCGCTTTCTGTGATTGTTTCCGAAGAAACGGGACACATCTCTTTGGCGATTCATGGGGAACTGGAACGGGGATTGACTGAAGAAGAGTTGATTTCCCGTCTGTATGAAGAGCTGAAGCCTCCGGATAAAAACACTGGCTTTTGGAATCGCAAGGGGGAGCAAAATGGATAA
- a CDS encoding MMPL family transporter, producing the protein MSRLFQPLTTAVSSQKGAKVSLIIWLVVAILISGLSFGAKKYAVNVSGGDLPDQAKSIVASKELEHYFPEEGGAPALLVFHNKDGLKSEDLKQVGEMSGYLHSDDAPNTIKESPPYHQFPEPVQQAFLSDDKTTLTLPVVLKDGLEMDDINETVTTLQKKGNSLVTDATELKITGPAGIASDTIAIFSNADVVLLLSTIGLILLLLIVIYRSPLLAVIPLLVSGLVYQVMDRFIGFAGKSGWFEIESQSLSIVSILLFAALTDYSLLVFARFREELKKQEDQYKAMQEAMKHVWEPIFFSGSTVLAAMLVLFIADYKPYQNFAPIFSITMVIILIAGLTLVPSLFALFGRKAFWPFIPKVGDPEIKTDSFWSRVSKAVVRKPGVISILLVAVLALFSLNMTQIDYSFNLIKSFPEDMNSRVGFERLEEHYSKGELAPTTVLLTSSDRLHHKDLLALRDVLEKQKGVEKVTTDFESRGALGIMKDSKIVAKDGTAARIQFIFKDNPYDQSSLNNLESMRKQSDDILKQSGMSPKKHNLHFTGETAKQADVQALNNRDTKWVILFVTLLITILLGLQTRSLVAPLYMIATILLSYGAAMGLSTFIFENILNLAEMSYRIPLYTFVFLVALGVDYNIMVVSRIREENIRIGLKEAVTHGVSMTGNVISSAGIILAATFGVLMTQPILELFMFGFTVALGILMDTFLVRGLLLPSLIVLLKKVSFWPSKIKLDEGEV; encoded by the coding sequence ATGAGCCGATTGTTTCAACCCTTGACTACTGCTGTTTCCAGCCAGAAGGGAGCCAAGGTCAGTTTAATTATATGGTTGGTTGTTGCTATCCTGATCAGCGGACTTTCTTTTGGTGCCAAAAAGTACGCTGTAAATGTCAGCGGAGGTGACTTACCGGATCAAGCAAAATCCATCGTCGCCAGTAAGGAGTTGGAGCATTACTTTCCGGAGGAAGGAGGAGCGCCGGCACTTCTTGTATTTCATAATAAAGATGGTTTGAAGTCTGAGGATCTCAAACAAGTCGGTGAAATGAGCGGCTATCTTCATTCGGATGATGCTCCAAACACGATCAAGGAGTCACCGCCTTATCATCAGTTTCCGGAGCCGGTTCAACAGGCTTTTCTGTCAGATGACAAGACCACATTGACTTTGCCTGTGGTGTTAAAAGACGGCTTGGAAATGGATGATATCAATGAAACAGTGACGACACTTCAGAAAAAAGGGAATTCACTCGTTACAGATGCAACGGAGTTGAAAATTACCGGACCGGCAGGGATCGCTTCAGATACCATTGCGATTTTTTCCAACGCTGATGTGGTTCTTCTTCTTTCTACAATCGGATTGATCTTACTCCTGTTGATCGTGATCTACCGCTCTCCATTACTGGCAGTTATCCCATTGTTGGTGTCAGGGCTTGTTTATCAGGTGATGGATCGTTTTATCGGGTTTGCCGGAAAAAGTGGCTGGTTTGAAATTGAATCCCAATCCCTCTCCATTGTGAGTATTCTGCTGTTCGCGGCTCTGACGGACTATTCGCTGTTGGTCTTTGCCCGTTTCCGTGAAGAATTGAAGAAGCAGGAAGATCAATATAAAGCCATGCAAGAAGCGATGAAGCATGTGTGGGAACCGATTTTCTTCAGCGGAAGTACGGTTTTGGCGGCCATGCTGGTTTTGTTTATAGCGGATTACAAGCCGTATCAAAACTTTGCACCGATCTTCTCCATTACGATGGTAATCATCTTAATCGCCGGTCTGACATTGGTGCCGTCTTTATTTGCCCTTTTTGGGCGCAAAGCGTTTTGGCCTTTTATTCCGAAAGTGGGAGATCCGGAAATCAAGACCGATTCTTTTTGGTCACGGGTGAGTAAGGCTGTTGTGCGTAAGCCGGGTGTTATATCCATCCTGCTTGTTGCGGTATTGGCCCTGTTTTCCCTTAATATGACGCAAATCGACTATTCCTTCAACCTGATCAAATCCTTCCCGGAGGATATGAACTCCCGAGTGGGCTTTGAGCGATTGGAAGAACATTATTCAAAAGGGGAATTGGCTCCCACTACTGTTTTACTGACAAGTTCAGATCGACTTCATCACAAAGACCTGTTGGCTTTGCGGGATGTACTGGAGAAACAAAAAGGTGTAGAAAAGGTTACTACTGACTTTGAATCCAGAGGAGCCCTTGGGATAATGAAAGACAGTAAAATCGTGGCCAAAGACGGGACTGCCGCCCGTATCCAATTTATTTTCAAAGATAATCCATATGATCAGAGCTCACTGAACAACTTGGAATCCATGCGAAAGCAGTCTGATGATATTTTGAAGCAAAGTGGGATGTCTCCGAAAAAGCACAATCTTCATTTCACTGGTGAAACTGCCAAACAAGCAGATGTGCAGGCATTAAACAACAGGGACACAAAGTGGGTCATTTTATTTGTGACTCTCTTGATTACGATTCTGTTAGGTCTGCAAACCCGTTCTTTAGTGGCACCTTTGTACATGATTGCTACGATTCTTCTCTCCTATGGTGCGGCGATGGGACTTAGTACCTTCATTTTTGAAAATATTCTTAATCTGGCTGAGATGAGTTATCGAATCCCTTTATACACTTTTGTTTTCCTGGTGGCTCTTGGAGTGGACTACAACATTATGGTCGTATCGCGAATTCGTGAAGAAAATATCCGGATTGGGCTTAAAGAAGCGGTTACACATGGGGTATCCATGACGGGGAATGTGATATCCTCAGCCGGCATCATCCTGGCTGCAACATTTGGTGTCCTGATGACCCAGCCCATTTTGGAATTGTTCATGTTCGGATTCACTGTGGCCCTGGGAATTTTGATGGATACCTTCCTCGTCAGGGGATTGCTGTTACCGTCATTGATTGTACTGCTCAAGAAAGTCAGCTTTTGGCCAAGTAAAATAAAACTTGACGAGGGGGAAGTGTGA
- a CDS encoding sigma-70 family RNA polymerase sigma factor, with the protein MGTNPRELRLIQQAQEGHTHAFTELIQPYQHRVYALALNKLNHPQEAEDIVQETVLRVYVHLNRYKQPFKFSAWVFRIASNLCIDRLRKRKNVLSLDAPVNFCPNRNRYLRLVDRNRTPEEVLLEREEHAALREAMKKLPSHYQSVLFLRYMKEMPLSDIGKTLKLPVTTVKTRVHRGRKALKRHMVVSG; encoded by the coding sequence ATGGGAACGAATCCGAGAGAGTTGCGATTAATCCAACAGGCACAGGAAGGGCACACCCATGCTTTTACTGAATTGATTCAACCATACCAACACAGGGTTTATGCTTTGGCGTTAAACAAATTGAACCATCCTCAGGAAGCGGAGGATATCGTTCAGGAGACTGTTCTTCGGGTTTATGTTCATCTGAATCGGTATAAACAACCCTTTAAATTTTCAGCATGGGTATTTCGAATTGCCAGCAATCTATGTATTGATCGATTGCGCAAAAGAAAAAATGTTTTGTCTCTGGATGCACCTGTCAACTTCTGTCCGAACCGCAATCGGTATTTACGCTTGGTTGACCGGAACCGGACACCGGAAGAAGTTTTGCTGGAACGAGAAGAGCATGCAGCATTGCGGGAGGCCATGAAAAAGTTACCCTCCCATTATCAATCGGTTTTGTTTCTTCGTTACATGAAAGAAATGCCTTTATCTGATATTGGTAAAACCTTGAAATTACCGGTCACTACTGTTAAAACCAGAGTACATCGTGGCAGGAAAGCCTTGAAAAGACACATGGTAGTTTCAGGATAA
- the glmM gene encoding phosphoglucosamine mutase, which translates to MGKYFGTDGVRGAANKELTPELAYRLGRFGAYVLTRSHQGHQERPSVVVGRDTRLSGEMLESALIAGMMSVGVDAWRLGVISTPGVAFLTRELSAQAGVMISASHNPFEDNGIKFFGADGYKLSDELELEIEALLDADKDLLPRPEGAGIGRVSDRFNAYQQYLQHLRTTVQTDFCGMDIVVDCANGAASGLAPILLRDLGADVTALHADPDGININVNCGSTHPERLQREVVQRGAHLGLAFDGDADRLIAVDENGDIVDGDHILSICGRFMKEQEELKNDTIVTTVMSNIGFFKAMEAWGIRTEKTKVGDRYVMEAMRKGGYNLGGEQSGHIIFLDHNTTGDGMLTALQLLRAVKEKGATLYELASQMRKYPQILLNVRVDQKEGWEDHPDITAKIREVEERLGDEGRVLVRPSGTEPLIRVMAEGPDEEQLKQDVEAIADVIREQLVTAAEQA; encoded by the coding sequence ATGGGTAAATATTTTGGGACGGACGGCGTTCGAGGAGCGGCCAACAAGGAGTTGACCCCGGAGTTGGCTTATCGGTTGGGACGATTTGGTGCCTACGTCTTGACAAGAAGTCATCAGGGACACCAGGAACGACCAAGTGTTGTGGTAGGGCGGGATACCCGTCTTTCCGGGGAAATGCTGGAATCAGCTCTGATTGCCGGTATGATGTCTGTGGGAGTGGATGCTTGGCGTTTGGGTGTGATATCCACTCCAGGTGTCGCCTTTCTTACCAGAGAATTGTCCGCACAGGCCGGAGTCATGATCTCGGCATCACATAACCCCTTTGAGGATAACGGAATCAAATTTTTCGGTGCAGATGGTTACAAACTGTCTGACGAGCTGGAACTGGAAATCGAGGCGTTACTGGATGCCGACAAAGACTTGTTGCCCCGTCCGGAAGGGGCCGGGATTGGTCGGGTCTCGGATCGATTCAATGCCTACCAGCAATATCTCCAACATCTGCGTACCACAGTCCAAACGGACTTTTGCGGGATGGATATCGTAGTGGATTGTGCCAATGGAGCCGCTTCCGGATTGGCCCCTATTTTGCTGCGGGATCTGGGTGCTGATGTAACCGCTCTCCATGCAGACCCGGACGGTATCAACATCAATGTAAACTGTGGTTCCACCCATCCGGAGCGCCTGCAGCGGGAAGTGGTCCAACGAGGTGCACACTTGGGGTTGGCCTTTGACGGGGACGCGGATCGTCTGATCGCCGTGGATGAAAACGGTGATATCGTGGACGGGGATCACATCCTCAGTATCTGCGGCCGCTTTATGAAAGAGCAGGAAGAACTGAAAAACGATACGATCGTTACCACCGTTATGAGCAATATCGGTTTCTTTAAAGCGATGGAAGCATGGGGAATACGGACTGAAAAGACAAAAGTGGGAGACCGCTATGTCATGGAGGCGATGCGTAAAGGTGGCTACAACCTTGGCGGCGAACAATCCGGTCATATCATCTTTCTGGACCATAACACCACAGGAGACGGAATGCTGACCGCTCTGCAACTCCTGAGGGCTGTCAAAGAAAAGGGAGCCACTTTATATGAATTGGCCAGCCAAATGCGAAAGTATCCCCAGATTCTCCTCAATGTACGGGTGGATCAAAAAGAAGGATGGGAAGATCATCCGGATATCACAGCCAAGATTCGGGAAGTGGAAGAACGTCTTGGAGATGAAGGGCGAGTGCTGGTCCGTCCATCAGGAACCGAACCCCTGATTCGGGTGATGGCGGAAGGACCCGATGAAGAGCAACTGAAGCAGGATGTGGAAGCCATTGCCGATGTCATTCGAGAGCAATTGGTTACCGCCGCGGAACAGGCATAA